The Desmonostoc muscorum LEGE 12446 genome includes a region encoding these proteins:
- a CDS encoding cytochrome P450 — MKLELQPDTQPNKIPGLPVLPLIGSLPFIDKHQYLSFTELAKKYGDVFQVRIFFQPIVVLNGLDTIRQALLKQQDDFAGRPHFYTLLTAIKGRTIGGRDYGLLWKRHREIVGNALHAFVNNKKAAIEQQIINDSVELANILLSYKGQVFDPELDIGLSVANVMSKILFGEKYSRDDDDFITFVKCAHYFSDNSAGNLLADFLPQARIFPDQGLQKRQYVLDALERVVLKKLNHHRTSYNPENLRGVIDALITAVRELDESEKQNLGLTEDLIVEGTPQEMMGTGLQPSAPLLRWAILYAIANPDIQAQVQQELDTVVGKERVVRYEDRVKLPFTEACIYELLRHPPHFPFGLPHATTHDTTINGYFIPKNTPVIANLYSLTRDERFWEEPEKFNPQRFLTPNREIREDLLDKYYPFGLGKRRCLGDYLGRLEIFLFFANLMHKCKFEKVAGEKLSFKGTPGAHVLPKSYKVIVKPRF; from the coding sequence ATGAAATTGGAATTACAGCCTGACACACAACCTAATAAAATTCCGGGGCTACCTGTATTACCATTAATTGGAAGTTTGCCCTTTATAGATAAACACCAATATTTATCATTCACTGAACTAGCAAAAAAATACGGTGATGTTTTTCAGGTACGCATATTTTTTCAACCTATAGTTGTACTCAATGGGCTTGATACCATTAGACAAGCTTTGCTAAAGCAGCAAGATGATTTCGCTGGTAGACCGCATTTTTATACCCTATTGACTGCAATTAAGGGTAGGACTATTGGGGGTAGAGATTACGGTTTGCTGTGGAAAAGGCATCGTGAAATTGTTGGTAACGCTCTGCACGCGTTCGTTAATAACAAAAAAGCTGCCATTGAACAGCAAATTATAAACGACTCAGTTGAACTGGCAAATATCTTGTTGTCCTATAAAGGTCAAGTTTTCGATCCAGAATTAGACATTGGTTTGTCTGTAGCAAATGTCATGTCCAAAATTTTATTTGGAGAAAAATACAGCCGTGACGATGATGATTTTATTACCTTTGTCAAATGCGCTCACTATTTTAGTGACAATTCCGCAGGGAATCTATTAGCTGATTTCTTACCGCAAGCCCGTATATTTCCCGACCAAGGGTTACAGAAAAGGCAATACGTTCTTGATGCTTTGGAAAGGGTGGTTCTCAAGAAATTAAATCACCATCGAACCTCCTACAATCCCGAAAATCTGCGAGGAGTCATAGATGCTTTAATAACAGCTGTTAGAGAATTAGACGAGTCAGAGAAACAAAACTTGGGTCTTACCGAAGACCTGATTGTGGAAGGAACACCACAGGAAATGATGGGGACAGGACTACAACCTAGTGCCCCGCTATTACGCTGGGCTATCCTTTACGCGATCGCTAATCCAGATATTCAAGCTCAAGTACAGCAAGAACTAGACACAGTTGTAGGTAAAGAGCGAGTGGTGCGCTATGAGGATCGTGTGAAACTGCCATTTACAGAAGCTTGTATCTATGAGCTTTTGCGGCATCCCCCTCATTTTCCGTTTGGTCTCCCACATGCTACAACCCACGATACAACTATCAATGGTTACTTCATTCCTAAAAACACTCCTGTAATTGCTAATCTGTATAGCTTGACTCGCGATGAACGCTTTTGGGAAGAACCGGAAAAATTCAACCCGCAACGATTTTTAACGCCGAACAGAGAAATCAGAGAAGATCTACTAGATAAGTACTACCCGTTCGGTTTGGGAAAACGCAGATGTCTTGGCGATTACTTAGGACGGCTTGAAATATTCCTGTTCTTTGCCAACCTCATGCATAAATGCAAATTTGAAAAGGTTGCTGGGGAGAAGTTGAGTTTCAAAGGCACACCAGGAGCTCATGTACTACCAAAGAGCTACAAAGTTATAGTCAAGCCCCGATTCTAG
- a CDS encoding tryptophanase, whose amino-acid sequence MAFHPPEPFRIKMVEPIKLLDRDAREAAIRRANYNLFSLRAEDIFIDLFTDSGTSAMSQKQWAAMLEGDEAYAGARSYFRLTEVIEDIFGFSYFLPTHQGRAAENILSACLVKPGDYIPSNTHFDTGYANICDRGGYPVNFVIDEAHNPTLYHPFKGNMDIQKLRDFIKQTGPDQIPFGMITITNNAGGGQPVSMENLRTVSQTYKEFGIPFFIDACRFAENAYFIKLREPGYADKSPLEISREIFALADGMTMSAKKDGIVNIGGFIAMNNEALFEQARNELLIREGFPTYGGLAGRDLDAMAVGLREALEEEYLAYRLGQTAYLAARLRELEIPIIEPSGGHAVYVDAGLLLPHIPQEQFPGQSLSVELYLEGGIRTVEIGSLGFAHPEPQTGQMVYPKLELVRLALPRRVYTQSHLDYVAETFGKTVARREQIPGYRLIYAAKLMRQFTAQLEPIQLEAHLSEPSLAIGRL is encoded by the coding sequence ATGGCATTTCATCCCCCAGAACCATTTCGGATCAAGATGGTTGAACCCATTAAACTACTCGATCGCGATGCCCGTGAGGCAGCTATACGTCGAGCTAATTACAATCTGTTCAGTCTACGAGCAGAGGACATCTTCATTGATTTGTTTACCGATTCTGGCACCAGCGCCATGAGCCAGAAACAATGGGCAGCTATGCTTGAAGGTGATGAAGCCTATGCTGGGGCGCGTTCGTATTTCCGTCTCACAGAAGTTATAGAGGATATTTTCGGTTTTTCCTATTTTTTACCCACCCACCAGGGTCGAGCAGCAGAAAATATTTTGAGCGCCTGTTTAGTCAAACCAGGCGATTATATTCCTTCTAACACCCATTTTGATACAGGCTATGCCAACATCTGCGATCGCGGAGGCTACCCTGTCAATTTTGTTATTGATGAAGCTCACAATCCTACTTTATACCACCCTTTTAAAGGGAATATGGATATTCAAAAGTTACGAGACTTTATCAAACAGACAGGGCCAGACCAAATTCCCTTTGGCATGATTACCATAACGAACAACGCTGGAGGTGGTCAACCAGTTTCTATGGAAAATCTCCGAACTGTTTCCCAGACTTACAAAGAATTCGGGATTCCATTTTTCATAGATGCTTGTCGCTTTGCAGAAAATGCCTACTTTATCAAACTGCGAGAACCAGGTTATGCAGACAAAAGTCCCTTGGAAATCAGCCGTGAAATTTTTGCGCTAGCTGATGGTATGACCATGAGTGCCAAAAAAGACGGCATTGTTAATATTGGTGGCTTTATAGCCATGAACAATGAAGCACTATTTGAACAGGCACGCAATGAGTTACTCATTCGCGAGGGATTTCCCACCTACGGAGGGCTGGCTGGTCGAGATTTAGATGCAATGGCTGTTGGCTTGCGTGAAGCACTGGAGGAAGAATATCTCGCCTATCGTTTGGGTCAGACAGCTTATCTGGCAGCGCGTTTACGGGAATTAGAGATTCCCATCATTGAACCATCAGGAGGACATGCAGTATACGTGGATGCAGGGTTGTTATTACCCCATATTCCCCAAGAACAATTTCCAGGTCAATCTCTTTCGGTGGAACTCTATTTAGAAGGTGGAATACGCACAGTAGAAATCGGCTCACTAGGTTTTGCTCATCCCGAACCACAGACAGGCCAAATGGTGTATCCCAAATTAGAGTTGGTTCGTTTGGCACTTCCTAGACGGGTATACACGCAAAGTCATTTAGATTATGTGGCTGAAACATTCGGCAAAACCGTAGCGCGGCGCGAGCAAATACCTGGCTATCGGCTAATTTATGCAGCTAAGTTAATGCGACAGTTCACTGCCCAGCTTGAGCCGATTCAATTAGAGGCTCATCTGTCAGAACCATCTTTAGCAATTGGCAGGCTCTAA
- a CDS encoding FAD-dependent oxidoreductase, producing the protein MENTIIVGAGLVGSLLSVYLARAGFKVSVYDRNSDPRQLNLQLGRSINITLSERGLQALDAVGVRDTVHKFCIPVYGRIIHSQDGELTYQPYGNNKEAIYSIGRDDLTKQLVSFAEKHENIEFHFHEKCSDIDLATATLKLQNVETRKISEVQADRIFGADGAFSVVRGKMQRLKRFNYSQEYSNQGYKEIIVPPDKDNWALDKNAIHIWPRGTFMLIGFPNLDKSFTLSLQLPYQGQISHESIRSPEDLQNIFETYFPDAWSLVEPNCTDYFNKPVEAMITIKCFPWTYEDKVALIGDSCHAIFPSYGQGANAGFEDCQVLMKCFEKQPKDWRKIFQEYETLRKPHLDAIADLCFEHFTELRKMVGDFKFLLRKKIERKLHQIDPNFAPLYYNISFTCMPYAEAREIEEKHQEIINKLLEIDSIEDRIENFHLVPELSGQHLSENLQPI; encoded by the coding sequence ATGGAAAATACAATCATCGTCGGAGCTGGGCTGGTAGGTTCGTTACTCTCTGTTTACTTGGCGCGTGCTGGCTTTAAGGTCAGTGTATACGATCGCAATTCAGATCCACGCCAGCTCAATCTGCAATTAGGTCGGTCTATAAATATAACTTTGTCCGAACGAGGATTACAAGCTTTGGATGCCGTAGGTGTGAGGGATACAGTCCACAAGTTTTGCATTCCTGTTTACGGCAGAATTATCCATAGTCAAGATGGTGAACTGACTTATCAACCCTACGGTAATAACAAAGAAGCGATTTATTCCATTGGACGCGACGACCTGACTAAGCAACTTGTTAGTTTTGCAGAAAAACATGAAAATATTGAGTTTCATTTCCATGAAAAATGCAGCGACATTGATTTGGCAACAGCTACACTCAAGCTGCAAAACGTAGAAACCAGAAAAATTAGTGAGGTTCAAGCCGATAGAATTTTTGGTGCTGATGGAGCATTTTCTGTTGTTAGGGGAAAGATGCAGCGATTGAAACGCTTCAACTATTCTCAGGAATATTCCAATCAAGGGTACAAAGAGATTATCGTTCCTCCTGACAAGGATAATTGGGCACTCGACAAAAATGCCATACATATTTGGCCGCGCGGTACTTTCATGCTTATCGGTTTTCCCAATTTAGATAAGAGTTTTACTCTGTCATTGCAACTGCCATATCAGGGACAGATTTCTCATGAATCCATCAGATCGCCTGAGGATCTCCAAAATATTTTTGAAACCTATTTCCCTGATGCATGGTCGTTAGTGGAACCCAATTGTACAGATTATTTCAACAAACCAGTGGAAGCAATGATTACTATTAAATGTTTTCCCTGGACTTATGAAGATAAGGTTGCACTCATTGGTGATTCTTGTCACGCGATTTTTCCCTCCTACGGTCAAGGTGCCAATGCTGGCTTTGAGGATTGCCAGGTTTTGATGAAGTGTTTTGAAAAACAGCCGAAAGATTGGCGCAAAATCTTTCAAGAATATGAGACACTGCGGAAACCACATCTGGACGCGATCGCCGATCTCTGCTTTGAACATTTTACGGAACTGAGAAAAATGGTTGGCGATTTCAAGTTCTTGCTGCGGAAGAAAATTGAGAGGAAGTTACATCAAATAGATCCAAATTTTGCACCTTTGTATTACAATATCAGCTTTACTTGTATGCCGTATGCAGAAGCGCGAGAAATTGAAGAAAAACATCAAGAAATAATTAACAAACTCTTAGAAATTGATAGCATTGAAGATAGAATAGAAAATTTTCATCTCGTACCAGAACTTTCTGGTCAGCATTTATCAGAGAATTTACAACCTATTTAG
- a CDS encoding ISAs1 family transposase encodes MKLKPKITIADHFLEIQDPRIDRTKRHNLIDIMTIAICAVICGADGWVAVETYGCAKYEWLKTFLELPNGIPSHDTFARVFAQINPQQFESCFINWMKSITKMTNGEVVAIDGKTLRGSYDKSSEQSAIQIVSAWATTSKLVLGQVKVDKKSNEITAIPELLKVLDLSGCIVTIDAIGCQKEIVRVITEQDADYVITLKKNQGNLYDEVEKLFQSGISTDFEGIEHSTYKTEEKGHSRHEIRHYVMLSQIQSRLNPDSVWSKFNSVGMVESVRSLEGKTTVETRYFISSLEDNAQQFGNSIRSHWGVENSLHWVLDVALKEDDCRIRKDNAPENFAILRHIAVNLLGQEKRVKRGIKNKQFLAGLDNNYLARVLALA; translated from the coding sequence ATGAAGCTAAAGCCAAAAATCACAATTGCTGACCATTTTTTGGAAATACAAGACCCACGAATAGATCGCACAAAGCGTCATAACTTAATCGATATCATGACGATTGCTATTTGTGCAGTAATTTGTGGTGCCGATGGCTGGGTGGCAGTTGAAACATACGGATGTGCGAAGTATGAGTGGTTAAAAACATTTTTAGAATTACCAAATGGCATTCCATCTCACGATACATTTGCACGAGTTTTTGCACAAATAAATCCTCAACAATTCGAGTCATGTTTTATTAATTGGATGAAATCAATAACTAAGATGACTAATGGTGAAGTTGTCGCCATTGATGGTAAAACCTTACGCGGTTCTTACGATAAAAGTAGTGAGCAAAGTGCAATCCAAATAGTAAGTGCTTGGGCAACTACAAGTAAATTAGTATTGGGACAAGTTAAAGTTGATAAAAAATCAAATGAGATTACAGCAATCCCAGAATTATTAAAAGTCTTGGATCTATCTGGATGTATTGTCACGATTGACGCAATCGGTTGTCAAAAAGAAATTGTAAGAGTAATTACAGAGCAAGATGCGGATTATGTAATTACGTTAAAAAAGAATCAAGGAAATCTTTATGATGAAGTTGAAAAATTATTCCAGTCAGGGATAAGTACAGATTTTGAGGGGATTGAGCATAGCACATATAAAACAGAAGAAAAAGGGCATAGTCGTCATGAAATCCGCCACTATGTGATGTTATCTCAGATTCAGTCTCGACTTAACCCAGATTCAGTTTGGTCAAAGTTTAATAGTGTTGGTATGGTAGAGTCCGTCCGTTCATTAGAAGGTAAAACGACAGTTGAAACTCGCTATTTTATTAGTAGCCTAGAAGATAATGCCCAACAGTTTGGTAATTCTATTCGCAGTCATTGGGGAGTTGAGAATTCATTACATTGGGTATTGGATGTCGCCTTGAAGGAAGACGACTGTCGGATTAGGAAAGATAATGCTCCAGAGAATTTTGCAATTCTCAGACATATTGCAGTCAATCTTTTAGGTCAAGAGAAGCGTGTAAAACGTGGAATAAAAAACAAACAGTTTCTTGCTGGGCTGGATAACAATTATTTAGCAAGAGTTTTAGCATTAGCATAA
- a CDS encoding anthranilate synthase — MTLKTYSYTTKGGVCVSRSQSEICLLETAIEEVLLRLDSQRGGLLKSSYEYPGRYKRWAIGFVNPPLELVTCENCFTLTALNERGIVLLPYFVERLCRQPQLIAVKQEKERVTGSVRPTERFFSEEERSKQPSVFSVIREILYAFSSPEDRHLGLYGAFGYDLVFQFEPMPKHLERSEDRRDLLLYLPDELVVVDYYQQCAFRLQYEFKTKHGSTSGLPRTGKIIDYKGKCRTPTQSSDHEKGEYENQVKKALEYFRRGELFEVVPSQSFFEVCQQPPTELFRTLQQINPSPYGFIFNLGGEYLIGASPEIFVRTEGKRVETCPISGTIRRGQDAIDDAAQILKLLNSHKDEAELTMCTDVDRNDKSRICEPGSVRVIGRRQIELYSHLIHTVDHVEGLLQPEFDALDAFLTHLWAVTVTGAPKRAAMQFIEQHERSPRRWYGGAIGYLSFNGDLNTGLILRTIQLKDSIAQVRVGATVLYDSIPEAEAQETLTKAAALFETLYQTKHRSINFSSRTDHSQALVGIGKHILVIDYEDSFVHTLANYFRQTGATVTTLRHGFSESVFDRKCPDLVVLSPGPGKPSDFGVPQTVRTCIRRKIPIFGVCLGLQGIVEAFGGQLGVLDYPQHGKSSRIFVTDPDSGIFKNLPPSFEVGRYHSLFAQSDLLPKELKVTAISDDGVIMGIEHQKLPIAAVQFHPESIMSLAQKVGLTIIKNVVDMYTKTSSTSNQLQEENFSNKNEISNAVLLIS; from the coding sequence ATGACTTTGAAAACTTATTCTTACACCACCAAAGGCGGAGTTTGTGTATCTCGCTCCCAGAGTGAAATTTGTTTGTTAGAAACTGCTATAGAAGAAGTCTTATTACGTCTTGATTCCCAGCGTGGAGGATTGCTTAAAAGCAGCTACGAATATCCAGGAAGATATAAAAGATGGGCAATAGGTTTTGTCAATCCACCCCTAGAACTTGTGACCTGTGAGAACTGTTTTACACTCACAGCACTTAACGAGCGAGGCATAGTGCTACTACCATATTTTGTAGAGCGTTTATGCCGACAACCGCAACTGATAGCAGTCAAACAGGAGAAAGAGCGTGTCACCGGCTCTGTTCGACCCACAGAACGTTTCTTTTCAGAAGAAGAACGCAGCAAACAACCGTCTGTCTTTAGTGTGATTCGTGAGATTTTATATGCCTTTAGTAGTCCTGAAGATCGGCATTTAGGACTATACGGTGCATTTGGCTATGACTTGGTTTTCCAATTCGAGCCAATGCCAAAACATCTTGAACGTTCTGAAGATCGGCGAGATTTGCTACTTTATTTACCTGATGAACTCGTTGTTGTTGACTACTACCAACAATGTGCATTTCGATTACAATACGAATTCAAAACAAAACATGGTAGCACTAGTGGTTTACCTCGCACTGGTAAAATCATTGATTATAAAGGAAAGTGCCGTACTCCAACTCAATCATCTGACCATGAAAAAGGTGAGTATGAGAATCAGGTGAAAAAAGCACTTGAATATTTCCGTCGGGGTGAATTATTTGAAGTAGTTCCCAGTCAAAGCTTTTTTGAAGTTTGTCAGCAACCACCAACTGAGTTGTTTAGAACACTACAGCAAATTAATCCCAGTCCCTATGGATTCATCTTTAATTTAGGTGGAGAATATCTAATTGGTGCATCTCCAGAAATATTTGTACGTACAGAAGGAAAACGTGTAGAAACCTGCCCCATCAGTGGCACAATTCGGCGGGGACAAGATGCGATCGATGATGCTGCTCAAATCCTGAAACTTCTCAACTCCCATAAGGATGAAGCAGAGTTAACCATGTGTACTGATGTTGATCGCAACGATAAATCAAGAATTTGCGAGCCTGGTTCAGTCCGAGTCATTGGCCGTCGCCAGATTGAATTGTATAGCCATTTAATCCATACAGTAGATCATGTTGAAGGCTTACTGCAACCTGAGTTTGATGCCTTAGATGCATTTCTTACTCATCTTTGGGCAGTCACAGTCACAGGAGCGCCAAAACGAGCAGCAATGCAGTTTATCGAACAACACGAACGCAGTCCTCGGCGTTGGTATGGAGGAGCGATCGGATACTTAAGCTTCAACGGTGACTTAAATACCGGTCTGATTTTGCGGACTATTCAGCTCAAAGATTCAATTGCCCAAGTGCGAGTAGGCGCGACAGTTCTTTATGACTCAATTCCAGAAGCCGAAGCCCAGGAAACTCTCACAAAAGCTGCTGCGCTGTTTGAGACACTCTACCAGACCAAGCATAGAAGTATCAATTTTTCCAGCAGAACTGACCATTCACAAGCACTAGTTGGAATAGGGAAGCATATCTTAGTCATTGACTATGAAGACTCGTTTGTTCACACCCTAGCCAACTATTTTCGTCAAACTGGTGCAACGGTGACTACACTACGTCATGGTTTTTCGGAATCAGTATTTGATAGGAAATGCCCAGATCTTGTTGTCTTATCTCCTGGTCCTGGCAAGCCCAGTGACTTTGGTGTACCACAGACAGTTAGAACTTGTATACGTCGAAAAATTCCTATCTTCGGAGTTTGTCTTGGGTTACAAGGAATTGTTGAAGCTTTCGGGGGCCAATTAGGAGTTCTCGATTATCCACAGCATGGTAAATCATCTCGGATTTTCGTTACAGATCCAGACTCCGGCATCTTCAAGAATTTACCACCATCATTTGAAGTTGGTAGATATCATTCGTTATTTGCCCAGTCCGATTTATTACCCAAAGAATTGAAGGTTACAGCTATTTCAGATGATGGTGTCATTATGGGCATTGAGCATCAAAAACTTCCAATTGCAGCAGTCCAGTTTCATCCAGAATCAATTATGAGCCTTGCCCAAAAAGTAGGTCTGACAATCATTAAGAATGTGGTGGATATGTACACAAAAACTAGCAGTACCTCAAATCAGCTGCAAGAGGAGAATTTCAGCAACAAGAATGAGATAAGTAATGCCGTCTTGCTTATTTCCTAA
- a CDS encoding cyclic peptide export ABC transporter has translation MKLIRLLLKTSWKNLTLAMLTGLISGVSNAGLIALINISLTNPEVPKSVLASSFVGLCLLILLTNAPSQILLSMLAQHVIFDLRMQLTRRILAAPLRQLEELGSPTLLASLTEDVEVISKASLSLSILCLNIAMLLGCMLYLSWLSVKVFLLLVVYIFLGFSFFGFLMGKGRRLFELARKQQDRLLAHFQTTTEGIKELKLHHQRRQAFVREDVEATAAASRRYQVAAMTMFGIVGGSAILVLFIPIGLLLFVLPLVSDISMSIVSGFVLTIVFMLMPLQMISAMLPELMRANVAVNKIESLGLSLAAQTTELDISLSSYFKLQQQKLELIEVTHAYQREGEVSQFILGPINLIFSPGELVFIVGGNGSGKSTLVKLIAGLYIPESGTIRLGRETITEANREWYRQHFSVVFSDFYLFDRLLGFERDRIDKQTQHYLKQLQLDKKVQVKDGHFSSTALSQGQRKRLALLTAYLEDRPIYVFDEWASDQDPMFKQIFYTQLVSELKQRGKTVLVISHDDHYFYLADRIIKLDSGKVEYDQHPLSLAL, from the coding sequence ATGAAACTCATACGACTACTTTTGAAAACTTCCTGGAAAAACCTGACTTTAGCCATGCTAACGGGGTTAATCAGCGGAGTTAGTAACGCAGGACTGATTGCTCTCATTAACATCTCTTTAACGAATCCAGAAGTACCAAAATCAGTTCTCGCTAGTAGTTTCGTTGGTCTTTGCTTGTTAATTTTGCTGACAAATGCTCCATCTCAAATATTGCTTAGTATGTTGGCACAACATGTCATCTTCGACCTAAGAATGCAATTAACTCGGCGTATTCTAGCTGCTCCCTTGCGCCAATTGGAAGAGCTTGGAAGTCCAACATTACTAGCAAGCTTGACAGAGGATGTGGAGGTAATTTCTAAAGCATCGCTTTCCCTTTCCATTCTATGCCTGAATATAGCGATGTTACTTGGCTGTATGCTCTATCTGAGTTGGCTATCAGTAAAAGTGTTTTTACTGTTAGTAGTGTATATATTTTTGGGCTTCTCTTTCTTCGGTTTCTTGATGGGCAAAGGCAGACGTTTGTTCGAGCTTGCCCGCAAACAACAAGACCGATTGCTTGCTCACTTCCAAACCACTACTGAGGGTATTAAAGAACTTAAACTACACCATCAGCGCCGTCAAGCATTTGTCCGTGAAGATGTAGAAGCTACAGCTGCGGCTTCCCGACGTTACCAAGTAGCAGCAATGACAATGTTTGGAATAGTCGGGGGTTCGGCAATCCTCGTGTTATTTATTCCCATAGGATTGTTGTTGTTTGTTTTACCTTTGGTGAGTGACATATCGATGAGTATTGTTTCAGGCTTTGTTCTGACAATAGTATTCATGCTTATGCCTCTGCAAATGATTTCAGCAATGTTGCCCGAATTAATGAGAGCTAATGTTGCTGTCAACAAGATAGAGTCTTTGGGATTATCGCTGGCCGCTCAAACAACTGAACTTGATATTTCTCTATCCTCATACTTCAAACTTCAGCAGCAGAAACTAGAGTTAATCGAAGTGACTCATGCTTATCAACGAGAAGGAGAAGTAAGTCAATTTATTTTAGGGCCAATTAACTTAATATTTTCTCCCGGAGAATTGGTCTTTATTGTCGGTGGTAACGGTAGTGGAAAGTCTACATTGGTGAAGTTGATAGCCGGACTTTATATTCCTGAAAGTGGAACAATTCGCTTAGGTCGAGAAACCATTACTGAGGCTAACCGAGAGTGGTATCGCCAGCATTTTTCAGTAGTGTTTTCAGATTTTTACTTGTTTGACCGTCTCTTAGGATTTGAACGCGATCGAATAGATAAACAAACTCAACACTACCTCAAACAGCTGCAACTAGACAAAAAAGTGCAAGTGAAAGATGGACATTTCTCCAGCACTGCACTTTCACAAGGTCAACGCAAACGCCTTGCACTCTTGACTGCTTATTTAGAAGACCGCCCTATTTACGTATTCGACGAGTGGGCATCTGACCAAGACCCTATGTTTAAGCAGATTTTTTACACCCAACTAGTGTCAGAGTTAAAGCAGCGTGGTAAGACCGTTTTAGTCATCAGCCATGACGACCACTACTTTTACTTAGCAGATCGAATCATAAAACTAGATAGCGGCAAAGTTGAGTATGACCAACACCCTCTCAGCTTAGCTTTGTAA
- a CDS encoding methyltransferase, with translation MFQTEAIHGTIQTNLNLPEKLLQMSNGTFVTQAIYVAAKLGIADLLKDGAKSSDELAKLTDVDAQSLYRMMRALCSISIFTEVDDRKFQLTPLGECLQTDIPGSMRAFAIALGEPWFWQACGSLLESIKTGKNVFENLYGMEDRSYLMQHPEIVLMLQGAINAFTTSLIPTMLASYDFSAFSKIVDVGCGQGALMVAILKANPTMKGILFDQPPIVQGAKHLLKAKGVAERCEIVGGDFLQFVPKGGDGYILKHILHICDDKNALAILKNCHQAMVDNGKLIVFEAVIPSANQPSLSKWFDLHMLLMGDGRERTETEYRELLAAAGFMVRKVFSTQAPVDVIEAVKV, from the coding sequence ATGTTTCAAACAGAAGCTATTCACGGAACCATCCAAACTAACCTGAATCTGCCCGAAAAACTGTTGCAAATGAGCAATGGTACGTTTGTCACACAAGCAATTTACGTAGCAGCCAAGTTAGGTATTGCTGACTTACTCAAAGACGGTGCAAAAAGCAGTGACGAACTAGCAAAATTAACTGATGTAGATGCTCAATCTCTGTATCGGATGATGCGTGCTTTATGTAGTATTAGTATATTTACTGAAGTTGATGATCGAAAATTTCAGTTAACGCCCCTTGGAGAATGTCTCCAAACTGATATTCCAGGTTCAATGCGTGCTTTTGCGATCGCTCTTGGTGAACCTTGGTTCTGGCAAGCCTGCGGTAGCCTGCTTGAGAGCATTAAAACAGGAAAAAATGTTTTTGAGAATCTCTACGGGATGGAAGATCGATCGTATCTAATGCAACACCCAGAAATAGTTCTAATGCTCCAAGGAGCAATAAACGCTTTTACCACATCGCTGATCCCTACAATGCTGGCTAGCTATGACTTTTCGGCATTCAGCAAGATTGTTGATGTTGGCTGCGGACAAGGCGCTCTCATGGTCGCAATCCTCAAGGCAAATCCAACAATGAAGGGTATCCTCTTCGACCAACCACCCATTGTTCAAGGAGCAAAACATCTGCTCAAAGCAAAAGGAGTTGCAGAACGCTGTGAAATTGTCGGAGGAGACTTCTTGCAGTTCGTGCCAAAAGGAGGGGATGGCTATATCTTGAAGCACATTCTCCACATCTGTGATGATAAAAATGCTCTCGCCATCCTCAAGAACTGCCACCAGGCGATGGTGGACAATGGTAAATTGATCGTTTTTGAGGCAGTGATTCCATCAGCTAACCAGCCATCTTTAAGTAAGTGGTTCGATCTGCACATGCTTTTGATGGGTGATGGTCGTGAGCGTACAGAAACCGAATATCGAGAGCTTTTAGCTGCGGCTGGCTTTATGGTCAGGAAAGTTTTTTCTACCCAGGCTCCCGTAGATGTGATTGAGGCAGTGAAAGTCTAG